The following coding sequences are from one uncultured Desulfobacter sp. window:
- the era gene encoding GTPase Era — MSKIARSGFVGIIGAPNAGKSTLLNQVLGQKISITSKKPQTTRDRIIGIVNRPHSQIVFLDTPGIHKSTTLLNQRIVDQAMQAMDDVDLILFMVDSTSRNYSSEKMIVKRFESVGKPVILALNKIDLAKKAVVYEQVELFRHMYGFETIVPVSARKNIQVDLLLDEVESRLPEGPPLYPEETFTDVSEKYMVSEIIREKVFRLTGMEIPYSSAVTVDAFDVEKKLIVIHASIHLVRDSQKGIVIGKQGRMLQRIGSNARKDIEQMLGSKVLLKLFVKVTRDWVSNKRQLSEFGY; from the coding sequence ATGTCTAAAATCGCCCGTTCGGGGTTTGTGGGTATTATCGGTGCCCCCAATGCCGGCAAATCCACCCTGCTCAATCAGGTCCTGGGTCAAAAAATATCCATTACTTCAAAAAAACCCCAGACCACCCGTGACCGGATCATCGGCATTGTAAATCGCCCCCACTCCCAGATCGTATTTCTGGATACGCCGGGAATTCACAAAAGCACCACCCTGCTTAATCAGCGAATCGTGGACCAGGCCATGCAGGCCATGGACGATGTGGATCTGATTCTTTTTATGGTGGACAGCACATCCCGCAACTATTCATCGGAAAAGATGATCGTAAAGCGGTTTGAATCCGTGGGCAAACCGGTTATCCTGGCACTGAATAAAATTGATCTGGCCAAAAAAGCGGTTGTATACGAGCAGGTGGAGTTGTTCCGGCATATGTATGGGTTTGAAACCATTGTTCCGGTCTCTGCCAGAAAAAACATCCAGGTGGATCTGCTTCTTGACGAAGTGGAATCCCGGCTGCCCGAAGGACCGCCCCTCTATCCCGAGGAGACCTTTACCGATGTTTCAGAAAAATATATGGTCAGCGAGATTATCCGGGAAAAGGTGTTCAGACTCACGGGCATGGAGATCCCCTATTCATCGGCGGTAACGGTGGATGCCTTTGATGTGGAAAAAAAGCTGATCGTCATCCATGCCAGCATCCATCTGGTACGCGATTCCCAAAAGGGTATTGTCATTGGAAAACAAGGACGCATGCTCCAGCGTATCGGATCAAACGCCCGGAAAGATATTGAACAGATGCTGGGCAGCAAGGTGCTGCTTAAGCTGTTTGTTAAAGTGACCCGGGATTGGGTATCCAATAAACGGCAACTAAGCGAATTTGGATATTAA
- the yihA gene encoding ribosome biogenesis GTP-binding protein YihA/YsxC — protein MKIRAVEFVKSAVKPAQYPEYDFPEIAFAGRSNVGKSSLINTLINRKDMVKTSSRPGCTQLINFFLVNADLSRGEDSQEALSLVDLPGYGYAKVSKKIRAQWQPMVENYVGTRNNLTGLILLMDIRRDPGKEELEMVRWLETKQMPCLLVLTKADKLSKNKQLKQLDAACRLFNRDRNGIVLFSAKTRQGRQTIWDEIQNLIDWYQEED, from the coding sequence ATGAAAATCCGTGCCGTTGAATTTGTAAAAAGTGCGGTTAAACCCGCCCAGTACCCGGAATACGATTTCCCGGAAATCGCGTTTGCGGGCAGGTCGAATGTGGGGAAATCGTCTTTGATCAACACCTTGATTAACCGCAAGGATATGGTTAAAACAAGTTCCCGGCCCGGCTGCACCCAGCTGATTAATTTCTTTCTGGTCAATGCAGATTTGTCCCGGGGAGAGGACTCCCAGGAGGCACTCTCCCTGGTGGACCTTCCCGGGTACGGATATGCCAAGGTATCCAAAAAAATTAGGGCACAGTGGCAGCCCATGGTGGAAAATTATGTGGGAACGCGCAACAATCTAACGGGGCTGATTCTCCTCATGGACATCCGGAGAGATCCGGGCAAAGAGGAACTTGAGATGGTCCGCTGGCTTGAGACAAAGCAGATGCCTTGCCTTCTGGTGCTGACCAAAGCGGACAAATTGTCAAAAAACAAACAGTTAAAACAATTGGATGCCGCCTGCAGGTTGTTTAACCGGGATCGCAACGGCATCGTTCTGTTTTCGGCCAAAACCCGCCAGGGTCGTCAGACCATATGGGATGAAATCCAAAACCTCATTGACTGGTATCAGGAGGAGGATTAA